The following are encoded in a window of Emcibacter sp. SYSU 3D8 genomic DNA:
- the rbfA gene encoding 30S ribosome-binding factor RbfA: protein MSKSRGGPRTQRQSRVGEVLRHALAEVLMRGEIRDPAVDGVSITITEVDVGPDLKNATAYVMPLGGRDVEKVAEGLNRCARYLRGQIGHIVEMRYVPQLRFAVDHTFEQAAKIDELLRQPKVARDLGHSSDDE, encoded by the coding sequence ATGAGCAAATCCCGTGGAGGTCCGCGGACCCAGCGTCAATCCCGCGTGGGCGAGGTGCTTCGCCACGCATTGGCCGAGGTGCTGATGCGCGGCGAGATCCGCGACCCGGCGGTCGACGGCGTGTCGATCACCATCACCGAGGTCGATGTCGGCCCCGACCTGAAGAACGCCACCGCCTATGTCATGCCGCTCGGCGGCCGGGACGTGGAGAAGGTGGCGGAGGGGCTCAACCGCTGTGCACGCTATCTGCGCGGACAGATCGGTCACATCGTGGAGATGCGCTACGTACCGCAGCTCCGCTTTGCCGTCGACCACACGTTCGAGCAGGCTGCCAAGATCGATGAATTGCTGCGTCAGCCCAAGGTCGCCCGCGATCTTGGACACTCCTCCGACGACGAATAG
- the truB gene encoding tRNA pseudouridine(55) synthase TruB gives MARKRKGRPINGWVVLDKPSGITSANAVSRVKRALDAAKVGHAGTLDPLATGVLPLALGEATKLVSYAMDGSKSYRFTIQWGEGRDTDDSEGAVTGLSDVRPGAAAIEAALPAFTGMIQQKPPSFSAIKVNGERAYDLAREGAPPDLPPREVEVRRFVLVEALDDSALFELDCGKGTYVRSIARDLAKALGTFGHVTALRRTRVGPFTEADAFSLDKLGDLDHSAPPYGLVLPIETPLDDIPAVAVMESEADRLRHGQPVFVPRQLDGEVVIKVSGKAVGIGVLTDGNLKPKRLFNL, from the coding sequence ATGGCGCGCAAAAGGAAGGGCCGGCCGATCAACGGCTGGGTCGTGCTCGACAAGCCGTCGGGTATTACGTCTGCAAATGCAGTATCCAGGGTGAAGCGCGCGCTCGACGCCGCCAAGGTCGGCCATGCCGGCACCCTCGATCCGCTGGCGACAGGGGTGTTGCCGCTGGCGCTGGGCGAGGCGACCAAGCTGGTCTCCTACGCCATGGACGGCTCGAAATCCTACCGTTTCACGATCCAGTGGGGCGAAGGCCGCGATACCGACGACAGCGAGGGCGCGGTGACCGGCCTCAGCGACGTGCGTCCCGGTGCGGCGGCGATCGAGGCGGCATTGCCGGCCTTTACCGGCATGATCCAGCAGAAGCCGCCGTCATTTTCCGCCATCAAGGTAAACGGCGAACGCGCCTACGACCTTGCCCGCGAGGGCGCGCCGCCCGACCTGCCGCCGCGCGAGGTCGAGGTGCGGCGCTTCGTGCTGGTCGAGGCGCTGGACGACAGCGCACTCTTCGAACTCGACTGCGGCAAGGGCACCTATGTGCGCTCTATCGCACGCGATCTGGCCAAGGCGCTGGGCACGTTCGGCCATGTCACGGCGCTGCGCCGGACCCGGGTCGGCCCCTTCACCGAGGCCGACGCCTTTTCACTGGATAAGCTTGGGGATTTGGACCATAGTGCGCCGCCTTATGGCCTTGTGCTGCCCATTGAGACACCGCTGGACGACATCCCGGCGGTCGCCGTAATGGAAAGCGAGGCCGACCGCCTTCGTCATGGCCAGCCGGTATTCGTGCCGCGCCAGCTTGATGGCGAGGTGGTGATCAAGGTGTCCGGAAAAGCCGTCGGTATCGGCGTGCTCACGGACGGAAACCTGAAGCCCAAGCGGCTTTTCAACCTCTAG
- the rpsO gene encoding 30S ribosomal protein S15, translated as MSITASRKEELIGEFGVAKGDTGSPEVQVAILTERIVNLTEHFKTHKKDNHSRRGLIKMVNQRRSLLAYVKKVDESRYTSLIQRLGLRK; from the coding sequence ATGTCGATTACTGCTTCCCGCAAGGAAGAACTGATTGGTGAATTCGGCGTTGCCAAGGGCGATACCGGTTCTCCGGAAGTCCAGGTCGCGATCCTGACCGAACGGATCGTCAACCTGACCGAGCATTTCAAGACCCACAAGAAAGACAACCACTCGCGTCGCGGCCTCATCAAGATGGTGAACCAGCGCCGCAGCCTGCTGGCCTATGTCAAGAAGGTGGACGAATCGCGGTACACCTCGCTGATCCAGCGTCTCGGACTGCGCAAGTAA
- the pnp gene encoding polyribonucleotide nucleotidyltransferase → MFNITRKELNWGGRKLVLETGRVARQADGAVLATYGDTVVLCTVVAEKSPKLGLDFFPLTVNYTEKYYAAGKIPGGFFKREGRPTEKETLTSRLIDRPIRPLFPSAFRNETQVLCTVLSHDMENDPDIVAMIGASAALTISGIPFLGPIGGARVGYIDGQYVLNPSIDDLPNSQLDLAVAGTSSAVLMVESQAAELSEEVMLGAVVFGHDQMQPVIDLIIDLAEDCAKEPWNLPEGPDHSLLETRIAELGEASLRAAYANTEKQVRTKAISEAKNQVVTALTDMDPPADPSVVKTLLKNLEKTIVRGNIIKTGQRIDGRDLTTVRQILAEVTVLPRTHGSCLFTRGETQSLGVVTLGTGDDEQIIDSLEGNWRSRFMLHYNFPPFSVGEVGRSGFTGRREVGHGKLAWRALQAVLPSPEEFPYTIRIVSEITESNGSSSMATVCSSSLAMMDAGVPIKRPVSGIAMGLILEKDGSYAVLSDILGDEDHLGDMDFKVAGTTEGITSLQMDIKVTGITKDIMQTALAQAQGGRMHILDEMAKSLDHSRDELNSNAPRIETMSVPKDKIREVIGTGGKVIREIVEQTGAKIDIEDDGTIKIASSDPESIKKARAWITGIVAEPEIGMVYDGKVVKVVDFGAFVNFIGNKDGLVHISELREDRVAQVGDVVKEGQPVKVKVLGVDDRGKVRLSMRLVNQETGEELPDNREPKKQRREP, encoded by the coding sequence ATGTTCAATATCACCCGTAAGGAACTCAACTGGGGCGGCCGCAAGCTGGTCCTGGAAACCGGCCGTGTCGCCCGCCAGGCGGACGGCGCCGTTCTCGCCACCTATGGCGATACCGTGGTGCTGTGCACCGTCGTCGCGGAAAAGTCGCCCAAGCTCGGACTCGACTTCTTCCCGCTGACCGTCAATTACACCGAGAAATACTACGCCGCCGGCAAGATCCCGGGCGGCTTCTTCAAGCGTGAAGGGCGTCCGACCGAGAAGGAGACGCTGACCTCGCGCCTCATCGACCGGCCGATCCGGCCGCTGTTCCCGTCGGCGTTCCGCAACGAGACCCAGGTGCTGTGCACCGTGCTGAGCCACGACATGGAGAACGATCCCGATATCGTCGCCATGATCGGCGCCTCGGCGGCGCTGACCATTTCCGGCATCCCGTTCCTGGGCCCCATCGGCGGCGCCCGCGTCGGCTACATCGATGGCCAGTATGTGCTGAACCCGTCCATCGACGACCTGCCCAACTCGCAGCTCGACCTGGCCGTCGCCGGCACCAGCTCAGCCGTGCTGATGGTGGAATCGCAGGCCGCCGAACTCAGCGAGGAAGTCATGCTGGGCGCCGTGGTGTTCGGCCATGACCAGATGCAGCCGGTGATCGACCTGATCATCGACCTGGCCGAGGATTGCGCCAAGGAGCCGTGGAACCTGCCGGAAGGCCCGGACCACAGCCTGCTCGAGACCCGTATCGCCGAACTCGGCGAAGCCAGCCTGCGGGCCGCCTATGCCAATACCGAAAAGCAGGTCCGCACCAAGGCGATCAGCGAGGCCAAGAACCAGGTGGTCACGGCGCTGACCGACATGGACCCGCCGGCCGATCCGTCGGTGGTCAAGACCCTGCTGAAGAACCTGGAAAAGACCATCGTTCGCGGCAACATCATCAAGACCGGCCAGCGCATCGATGGCCGTGACCTGACCACCGTGCGCCAGATCCTGGCCGAGGTGACGGTTCTGCCGCGCACCCACGGCTCGTGCCTGTTCACCCGCGGTGAAACCCAGTCGCTGGGCGTCGTGACCCTGGGCACCGGCGATGACGAGCAGATCATCGACTCGCTCGAAGGCAACTGGCGCTCGCGCTTCATGCTGCACTACAACTTCCCGCCCTTCTCGGTGGGCGAAGTGGGCCGCAGCGGCTTTACCGGCCGCCGCGAAGTGGGTCATGGCAAGCTGGCATGGCGCGCCCTCCAGGCCGTCCTGCCGAGCCCGGAAGAATTCCCCTACACCATTCGCATCGTGTCGGAGATCACCGAATCGAACGGCTCGAGCTCCATGGCCACCGTCTGCTCCTCGTCCCTCGCCATGATGGACGCCGGTGTGCCGATCAAGCGGCCGGTTTCGGGCATTGCCATGGGCCTGATCCTCGAGAAGGACGGCAGCTACGCCGTGTTGTCCGACATCCTGGGTGACGAAGATCACCTCGGCGACATGGACTTCAAGGTGGCCGGCACGACCGAAGGCATCACCTCGCTGCAGATGGACATCAAGGTCACCGGCATTACCAAGGATATCATGCAGACCGCCCTCGCGCAGGCGCAGGGCGGCCGGATGCATATCCTGGACGAGATGGCCAAGTCCCTCGACCATTCGCGCGACGAGCTGAACTCCAACGCGCCGCGCATCGAGACCATGAGCGTGCCGAAGGACAAGATCCGCGAAGTCATCGGGACCGGCGGCAAGGTGATCCGCGAGATCGTCGAGCAGACCGGCGCCAAGATCGACATCGAGGACGACGGCACCATCAAGATCGCCTCCAGCGATCCGGAATCCATCAAGAAGGCCCGCGCCTGGATCACCGGCATCGTCGCCGAGCCGGAGATCGGCATGGTTTATGATGGCAAGGTCGTGAAGGTCGTCGACTTCGGCGCTTTCGTGAACTTCATCGGCAACAAGGACGGTCTCGTCCACATTTCCGAACTGCGCGAGGATCGCGTTGCCCAGGTCGGTGACGTGGTCAAGGAAGGCCAGCCCGTCAAGGTCAAGGTCCTCGGCGTCGATGACCGCGGCAAGGTGCGTCTGTCCATGCGGCTCGTCAACCAGGAGACGGGCGAGGAGCTGCCGGACAACCGCGAGCCCAAGAAGCAGCGCCGCGAACCATGA
- a CDS encoding nitronate monooxygenase codes for MKALNAIRIAGKEVLPLIEGGKGISISNGASAGAWAGAGGIGTVSCVNADSYDSSGILLPQVYKGRTRVDRHEELIEFGIKGGLAQIREAYERASGNGFININVLWEMGGAQRVLHGVLERAKDLVHGVTCGAGMPYKLGEIAARYGVRYYPIISSGRAFRALWKRAYFKFAEMLGGVVYEDPWLAGGHNGLSNSEDPLRPEAPYPRIVELRKTMNEFGLHDTPIIMAGGVWYLRDFEDWIDNPEVGPICFQFGTRPLLTRESPIPELWKQRLMTLDEGDVQLHRHSPTGFYASAVRNDFLAELDGRSERQIAFTAEPVGEHQVPFSLGARKNTVFLTPGDAQHVADWEAQGYDRPMRTPDQTLIFVAAEKQREIQKDQADCMGCLSSCRFSNWADHGDFSNGKKADPRSFCIQKTLMDIAHGGDVDNNLMFAGHSAYRFAQDPFYSNGFVPTVKQLVDRIATGD; via the coding sequence ATGAAGGCGCTTAACGCGATCCGTATCGCTGGCAAGGAAGTCCTGCCGCTCATCGAGGGCGGCAAGGGCATCTCCATTTCCAATGGAGCCAGCGCGGGCGCGTGGGCCGGTGCCGGCGGAATCGGCACGGTCTCGTGCGTCAATGCCGACAGCTACGATTCAAGCGGCATTCTGTTACCGCAGGTCTACAAGGGCCGGACCCGTGTCGACCGGCACGAAGAGCTGATCGAATTCGGTATCAAGGGCGGTCTTGCCCAGATTCGTGAAGCGTACGAGCGCGCCTCCGGCAACGGCTTCATCAATATCAATGTGTTGTGGGAAATGGGCGGCGCCCAGCGGGTGCTGCACGGCGTGCTCGAGCGGGCGAAGGACCTGGTCCACGGCGTCACCTGCGGCGCCGGCATGCCCTACAAGCTGGGCGAGATTGCCGCCCGCTACGGGGTGCGCTATTACCCGATCATCTCTTCCGGCCGCGCCTTCCGCGCCCTGTGGAAGCGCGCTTATTTCAAGTTCGCCGAGATGCTGGGTGGTGTGGTCTACGAAGATCCGTGGCTGGCCGGCGGCCATAACGGCCTGTCCAATTCGGAAGATCCGCTGCGTCCCGAGGCGCCCTATCCGCGAATCGTCGAACTGCGCAAGACCATGAACGAGTTCGGCCTGCACGACACGCCCATCATCATGGCGGGCGGCGTGTGGTATCTGCGCGACTTCGAGGACTGGATCGACAACCCGGAAGTGGGCCCGATCTGCTTCCAGTTCGGTACCCGCCCGCTGCTCACCCGGGAAAGCCCGATCCCCGAGCTGTGGAAGCAGCGGCTGATGACCCTGGACGAGGGCGACGTGCAGCTCCACCGCCACTCACCCACCGGCTTCTATGCCTCGGCGGTGCGCAACGATTTCCTTGCCGAGCTCGACGGGCGCAGCGAGCGCCAGATCGCCTTCACGGCCGAGCCGGTCGGCGAGCACCAGGTGCCGTTTTCGCTCGGCGCCCGCAAGAACACGGTCTTCCTGACGCCGGGCGATGCCCAGCACGTGGCGGACTGGGAAGCCCAGGGCTACGATCGCCCCATGCGCACCCCCGACCAGACGCTGATCTTCGTCGCCGCCGAGAAGCAGCGCGAGATCCAGAAGGACCAGGCCGACTGCATGGGCTGTCTCAGCTCGTGCCGGTTCTCCAACTGGGCCGATCACGGTGACTTTTCCAACGGCAAGAAGGCCGATCCGCGTAGCTTCTGCATCCAGAAGACGCTGATGGATATCGCCCATGGCGGCGATGTGGACAACAATCTGATGTTCGCCGGTCACAGCGCCTACCGCTTCGCCCAGGACCCGTTCTACTCGAACGGCTTCGTCCCCACGGTGAAGCAGCTTGTCGACCGCATCGCCACGGGCGACTGA
- a CDS encoding glutathione S-transferase, whose protein sequence is MLTVHHLGISQSDRIVWLCEELNIPYEMKKYDRDPVTRLAPPEYKAIHPFGTAPVITDGDLVLGESGAIIEYINAKYGNGRLALKPDHPNFADYLFWFNFANGSMMPSAMVGIILQMMDVPETDVTRALRSRGDKAFAMVEDRLGKARYFAGSEFTAADIIMLFPLTTMRLFVPRDISHMPNLLAYLKRIGERPAFQRAAKKADPDLPPKLD, encoded by the coding sequence ATGCTGACCGTGCATCATCTGGGCATCTCGCAATCGGACCGAATCGTCTGGCTGTGCGAGGAGCTGAACATTCCATACGAAATGAAAAAATATGACCGGGATCCCGTCACCCGGCTCGCGCCTCCCGAGTACAAGGCGATTCATCCGTTCGGCACCGCGCCGGTGATCACCGACGGCGACCTGGTGTTGGGCGAGTCCGGCGCGATCATCGAATACATCAACGCCAAATACGGCAATGGCCGGCTGGCGCTGAAGCCCGACCACCCGAATTTCGCCGACTACCTGTTCTGGTTCAACTTCGCCAACGGCTCCATGATGCCCAGCGCCATGGTGGGCATCATCCTGCAGATGATGGACGTGCCCGAAACCGATGTGACCCGGGCGCTGCGGTCACGCGGCGACAAGGCGTTCGCCATGGTAGAGGATCGGCTGGGCAAGGCGCGCTATTTCGCCGGCAGCGAGTTCACCGCCGCCGACATCATCATGCTGTTCCCGCTGACGACCATGCGCCTGTTCGTGCCGCGGGACATTTCGCACATGCCGAACCTGCTGGCCTATCTGAAACGCATCGGCGAGCGCCCTGCCTTCCAGCGGGCGGCAAAGAAAGCCGACCCGGACCTGCCGCCCAAGCTGGACTGA
- the irrA gene encoding iron response transcriptional regulator IrrA has product MTERPYAQAINRLRDADLRPTRQRLALAKLLFEQGCDRHVTAETLHEEAQKSGARVSLATVYNTLHQFTDVGLLREIMVDSGKTYFDTNISDHHHFLCETSGNLTDIPAHMVTVAGLPQAPDGRKISRVDIVIRICDE; this is encoded by the coding sequence ATGACCGAACGACCTTACGCCCAAGCGATCAACCGTCTCCGTGATGCGGACCTGCGTCCGACGCGGCAACGGCTGGCCCTGGCCAAATTATTGTTCGAGCAGGGCTGCGATCGCCATGTCACGGCGGAGACGCTGCACGAAGAGGCGCAGAAATCCGGCGCCCGCGTGTCGCTCGCCACGGTCTACAATACGCTGCACCAGTTCACCGATGTGGGCCTGTTGCGCGAGATCATGGTGGATTCGGGCAAGACCTATTTCGACACCAATATTTCCGACCACCACCATTTCCTGTGCGAGACGTCGGGGAATCTTACCGACATACCGGCGCATATGGTGACCGTGGCCGGGCTGCCGCAGGCGCCCGACGGCCGCAAGATCAGTCGCGTCGACATCGTCATCCGCATCTGCGACGAGTGA
- a CDS encoding rubrerythrin family protein, whose protein sequence is MSLAGSKTVDNLKAAFAGESQANRRYLYFAQKADVEGYNDVAAVFRSTAEGETGHAHGHLEFLEAVGDPATGEPIGETSLNLKAAIAGETHEYTDMYPGMARTAREEGFDEIADWFETLAKAERSHAGRFQKALDTLGA, encoded by the coding sequence ATGTCGCTCGCCGGTTCCAAGACCGTAGACAATCTGAAAGCCGCCTTTGCCGGCGAAAGCCAGGCCAACCGCCGCTACCTCTATTTCGCGCAGAAGGCCGATGTGGAAGGCTACAACGATGTGGCCGCGGTGTTCCGCTCGACCGCCGAAGGCGAGACCGGCCATGCTCACGGCCACCTGGAATTCCTCGAGGCGGTCGGCGATCCCGCGACCGGCGAGCCGATCGGCGAAACCTCGCTGAACCTCAAGGCCGCCATCGCCGGCGAGACCCACGAATACACCGACATGTATCCTGGCATGGCCCGCACGGCCCGCGAGGAAGGCTTCGACGAAATCGCCGACTGGTTCGAGACGCTGGCGAAGGCCGAACGTTCGCATGCCGGCCGTTTCCAGAAGGCCCTGGACACCCTGGGCGCCTGA